A stretch of the Bacillus sp. B-jedd genome encodes the following:
- a CDS encoding nitric-oxide reductase large subunit: MELQRKTGNPPALRENKNALLKSILVITILFSFTILLAGGYWIFKEQAPRPLNVSTVKGEVLFTKQSVMGGQAVFLKYGLMDYGTVLGHGSYMGPDYTAEALKVYTEGMQDFMANEKFGKLFNQLETTEKAAIRQSVIDEMRKNRYDAKKDSLKLTDAQAFGYKKVQDYYRKVFTNGDGWGLKAGLIKEKDLPGGNRSYVAKGNQIKQIGDFFFWTAWLSSTVRQGDEITYTNNWPYYEDAGNQLSFSAVWWSGVSVTVLILFIGIILFVFYRYHLGMQEAYKEGNFPKINLNDIPVTSSQVKTGKYFFIVMALFFVQAMFGALLAHYYIEPDSFFGIKWIHDILPFNITKGFHLQLAIFWIATAWLGMGIYIAPLVGGHEPKRQGLLVDILFWALVILVTGSMIGQWLGANGYLGNNWFLLGHQGWEYLELGRVWQIVLVAGMLIWLFIVYRGIKSGLKRETDKGGLIHLLFYSAIAVPLFYIFAFFINPDTSFTFADYWRWWIIHLWVEGIFEVFAVVVIGFLMVQMKLVTKSSTVKALYFQLILLLGSGVIGIGHHYYYNGSAEIWIALGAIFSALEVIPLTLLILEAYDQYRMMRDGGVDFPYKGTFWFLVSVAIWNLVGAGVLGFLINLPAVSFFEHGQFLTPAHGHAAMMGVYGMFACAVLIFSMRNIVKPEAWNDKWVKFSCIMLNAGLAGMVFVSILPVGFIQIKEAFFNGYAASRSAEFLQKDIIQTFLTWRAIPDTVFLIGVVVLLGFCFKGLFNLRKPTHVDRETLPVADLASEED; this comes from the coding sequence ATGGAACTGCAAAGAAAGACAGGCAATCCGCCTGCACTCAGAGAAAATAAGAACGCCCTGCTCAAATCGATTTTAGTCATTACCATTTTATTCAGCTTCACTATATTGCTGGCAGGTGGATATTGGATTTTTAAGGAGCAAGCCCCGCGGCCGTTGAACGTATCGACCGTTAAGGGAGAAGTTTTATTTACAAAACAAAGTGTCATGGGAGGGCAGGCTGTTTTTCTAAAATACGGATTGATGGATTATGGCACAGTCCTTGGCCACGGATCTTATATGGGGCCTGATTATACAGCGGAAGCTTTGAAGGTCTATACGGAGGGAATGCAGGACTTCATGGCAAATGAAAAATTCGGAAAGTTGTTTAACCAGCTTGAAACGACGGAGAAAGCAGCCATCCGCCAAAGTGTCATTGATGAAATGAGGAAGAATCGCTATGATGCGAAAAAAGATTCACTTAAACTTACCGACGCGCAGGCTTTTGGTTATAAGAAAGTTCAGGACTACTACAGGAAAGTGTTTACCAATGGAGATGGGTGGGGCTTGAAAGCCGGTTTGATTAAAGAAAAGGATTTGCCGGGTGGAAACCGCTCCTATGTCGCCAAAGGGAACCAGATTAAACAAATCGGAGATTTCTTCTTCTGGACTGCCTGGCTGTCAAGTACGGTCCGCCAAGGGGATGAAATTACCTATACAAATAACTGGCCATATTATGAAGATGCCGGAAATCAGCTTTCTTTCTCCGCGGTATGGTGGAGTGGAGTAAGTGTGACAGTCCTTATATTGTTTATTGGAATCATTCTGTTTGTGTTCTACCGATACCATCTCGGCATGCAGGAGGCCTACAAGGAAGGCAACTTCCCGAAAATAAATTTAAATGATATACCGGTTACCAGTTCCCAGGTTAAAACAGGGAAATACTTTTTTATTGTCATGGCATTATTCTTTGTCCAAGCAATGTTCGGTGCCCTTTTGGCCCATTATTATATTGAGCCTGACAGCTTTTTCGGCATAAAGTGGATTCACGATATCCTTCCATTCAATATTACAAAGGGCTTCCATCTGCAGCTGGCGATTTTTTGGATTGCAACCGCATGGCTGGGAATGGGGATTTATATAGCCCCGCTTGTAGGTGGCCATGAGCCTAAGAGACAGGGCCTATTGGTTGATATCCTATTTTGGGCATTAGTCATCCTTGTTACGGGTAGCATGATTGGCCAATGGCTCGGCGCGAACGGGTATCTTGGAAACAACTGGTTCCTGCTGGGGCACCAGGGCTGGGAGTATCTCGAGTTAGGCCGGGTTTGGCAGATTGTCCTCGTCGCCGGAATGCTTATTTGGCTGTTTATCGTATATCGGGGAATAAAAAGCGGGTTGAAAAGGGAAACGGACAAGGGTGGCTTAATCCACTTACTCTTTTATTCAGCCATTGCCGTGCCGTTGTTTTACATTTTCGCATTTTTTATTAACCCGGATACAAGCTTTACTTTTGCCGATTACTGGCGCTGGTGGATTATCCACTTATGGGTAGAAGGTATTTTCGAAGTTTTCGCAGTAGTCGTCATTGGTTTTTTGATGGTCCAGATGAAGCTCGTGACAAAAAGCTCTACTGTAAAAGCATTGTATTTCCAGTTGATCCTTCTTCTTGGAAGCGGCGTAATCGGAATTGGCCACCACTACTACTATAATGGATCTGCGGAAATCTGGATCGCTCTGGGGGCTATATTCTCCGCATTGGAAGTCATCCCGCTCACTTTGTTAATTTTGGAAGCATATGACCAATATCGGATGATGCGTGATGGCGGTGTCGACTTCCCGTATAAAGGGACATTCTGGTTCCTTGTTTCGGTAGCCATCTGGAACCTTGTCGGAGCAGGCGTTTTAGGGTTCCTGATTAATCTTCCGGCAGTAAGTTTCTTTGAGCATGGACAATTCCTGACCCCAGCGCATGGACATGCGGCAATGATGGGGGTTTATGGCATGTTTGCCTGTGCTGTGCTTATCTTCTCAATGAGGAATATCGTCAAGCCAGAAGCCTGGAATGACAAATGGGTGAAATTCAGCTGTATCATGCTGAATGCCGGCCTTGCGGGAATGGTATTTGTTTCAATTCTCCCTGTAGGCTTCATACAAATTAAAGAAGCCTTTTTCAACGGTTATGCTGCTTCCCGTTCAGCTGAATTTTTGCAAAAGGATATCATACAGACATTTCTAACCTGGCGCGCAATTCCTGACACTGTTTTTCTTATCGGAGTAGTTGTGCTGCTTGGTTTTTGCTTTAAAGGGTTATTCAACCTTCGAAAGCCTACCCATGTGGATAGGGAAACCCTCCCGGTCGCGGATTTGGCGTCAGAAGAAGATTGA
- a CDS encoding CotD family spore coat protein: MFVPPRGRGAAHPIEPYYVHHVYSTVIIPHIHPVHSVTVHHQRVIHQHIFPHQESFAGNVIHHIEGRKLL; the protein is encoded by the coding sequence GTGTTTGTACCACCACGAGGCAGGGGTGCAGCCCATCCAATTGAGCCTTACTATGTGCATCATGTATACTCTACAGTAATTATCCCTCATATACATCCTGTCCATTCAGTGACAGTGCATCATCAGCGGGTAATTCATCAACACATTTTCCCCCATCAGGAAAGTTTTGCGGGAAATGTCATTCATCACATTGAAGGGCGTAAGTTGCTGTAA
- a CDS encoding DUF2249 domain-containing protein, producing the protein MILDNRGLEPPQPMMRTLAALETIREGETLVIINDRRPMFLYEQLEELGYLQKTEEQKDGSFKIEIFR; encoded by the coding sequence ATGATTCTTGATAATCGCGGACTTGAGCCGCCCCAGCCAATGATGAGGACACTTGCCGCCCTTGAAACGATCAGGGAAGGCGAAACACTAGTAATCATTAATGACAGGCGCCCGATGTTTCTTTATGAACAATTGGAGGAATTGGGCTATCTGCAAAAAACGGAAGAACAAAAAGACGGAAGCTTCAAAATTGAAATCTTCCGATAG
- a CDS encoding DUF2249 domain-containing protein, whose protein sequence is MEPFQKIMDAVIGLKENDIFILHAPFKPVPLFTVMKAKGFKHEAEEIEKKHWKVTFTKKGGRNDS, encoded by the coding sequence ATGGAACCCTTTCAAAAAATCATGGATGCTGTCATTGGGCTAAAAGAGAACGATATATTCATTCTTCATGCCCCTTTTAAGCCTGTCCCACTGTTTACTGTTATGAAGGCAAAAGGATTCAAGCATGAAGCTGAGGAGATTGAAAAAAAGCATTGGAAAGTTACTTTTACGAAAAAGGGTGGCAGGAATGATTCTTGA
- a CDS encoding DMT family transporter, whose translation MMRKYVPLLLIAISASLWGCIAIFVRGMADIGFTPMEVVAVRVAIAAIALALIGLVKYRSQMAIRLKDIWLFIGTGIFSIVFFNWCYFTALNMMDVSLAVILLYTAPIFVSILSYIFFKEKFTKIKVAAVVGTFIGCVLVAGFRGEAASAGFIGVLTGLGAGIGYALYSIFGKAALSKYKPFTITFYTFFIAAVFLVPLTRLWERQEIVFSNEGILYGAGLGIIPTVVAYFLYTKGLESTDSSTAAIIATVEPIVATMLGVFLYSEGIGILQLLGSAIILFSVSISNIDLSNFRSNRKRLQSM comes from the coding sequence ATGATGAGAAAATACGTTCCGCTGCTGCTGATTGCCATTAGCGCATCGTTATGGGGCTGCATCGCGATTTTTGTACGCGGAATGGCGGATATCGGGTTCACCCCGATGGAAGTTGTCGCTGTCCGCGTGGCAATTGCCGCGATTGCGTTAGCTTTGATCGGTCTTGTAAAATACAGAAGCCAAATGGCTATTCGCCTGAAGGATATTTGGCTGTTTATCGGGACCGGCATTTTTAGTATCGTTTTTTTCAATTGGTGTTATTTCACGGCATTAAATATGATGGATGTTTCACTTGCGGTGATTCTCTTATATACTGCGCCAATTTTCGTCTCCATCCTTTCGTATATTTTCTTTAAGGAGAAATTCACAAAAATAAAAGTTGCCGCGGTAGTGGGGACATTTATCGGATGTGTCCTCGTCGCCGGATTCCGGGGCGAGGCTGCATCCGCAGGGTTTATAGGAGTGCTCACTGGTCTTGGGGCTGGGATCGGTTATGCGCTTTACAGTATATTCGGCAAAGCTGCTTTGAGTAAATATAAGCCTTTCACTATCACCTTCTACACCTTTTTTATAGCCGCTGTATTCCTTGTCCCCCTGACCAGGCTTTGGGAACGGCAGGAAATCGTCTTTAGCAATGAAGGTATTTTATATGGGGCCGGGCTGGGTATTATCCCGACGGTTGTGGCTTACTTCCTTTACACTAAAGGTTTGGAGAGTACAGACAGCAGCACCGCAGCAATCATTGCGACTGTTGAACCGATTGTGGCGACAATGCTGGGAGTTTTCCTTTATAGTGAAGGAATAGGCATTTTGCAGCTCCTTGGGTCTGCCATCATCCTCTTTTCAGTTTCTA
- a CDS encoding Crp/Fnr family transcriptional regulator, with protein sequence MKRTDIIKRLSEVPIFKELNFCELEEVVKIAQTRFYKNKTYVFMQEDPLDRVFFIHSGKVKIYKTDPSGKEQIISVLEPGEMFPHAGFFRKGNFPAHAEVVENAELIVVPILEFEKLLIAFPDLSIKLFKVLGEKIVDLQARLEAQILHNTYEQIILLLLRLSKSNGRLENGVHKITTQFTNRELANMIGTSRETVSRTVNYLRRKNFITQCNDGFYLIDREALQQELF encoded by the coding sequence ATGAAAAGGACGGATATCATTAAACGATTGTCTGAAGTGCCAATTTTCAAAGAGCTGAACTTTTGCGAGCTTGAGGAAGTCGTAAAAATAGCCCAGACACGTTTCTACAAAAATAAAACATATGTTTTCATGCAAGAGGACCCCCTTGACCGGGTGTTTTTTATCCATTCGGGAAAAGTCAAAATATACAAAACCGATCCTTCAGGAAAGGAACAAATTATTTCGGTGCTGGAGCCTGGTGAAATGTTTCCCCACGCTGGTTTTTTCAGAAAAGGCAATTTTCCTGCCCATGCTGAAGTCGTTGAAAATGCCGAACTTATCGTCGTCCCAATATTGGAATTCGAAAAACTGCTTATTGCCTTCCCTGACCTCAGTATTAAGCTTTTCAAAGTGCTCGGGGAAAAGATTGTCGATTTGCAGGCACGTCTTGAAGCCCAAATCCTTCACAATACGTATGAACAAATTATCCTCCTCCTTCTGAGGCTTTCCAAGTCAAATGGACGGCTGGAAAACGGCGTCCATAAAATTACAACCCAGTTTACGAACAGGGAGCTTGCAAATATGATTGGGACCTCCAGAGAAACTGTATCAAGGACTGTCAATTATTTAAGAAGGAAAAATTTTATCACCCAGTGTAATGATGGATTTTATTTAATCGACCGTGAGGCTCTGCAACAGGAACTTTTTTAA
- a CDS encoding metal-sulfur cluster assembly factor yields MSLVEKIREQLKNVYDPELNINVVDLGLIYGISVINEQDAEIIMTLTTPGCPLHDSITSGVKHKVESMPDIRNAFVELVWEPAWTPEKMSPDAYRQLRG; encoded by the coding sequence ATGTCTTTAGTTGAAAAGATTCGTGAACAATTAAAAAATGTCTATGATCCTGAATTGAATATTAACGTAGTCGACCTCGGATTAATCTATGGAATCAGCGTCATAAATGAACAGGATGCTGAAATTATTATGACACTGACTACTCCTGGGTGTCCGCTTCACGACAGTATCACCAGTGGAGTAAAGCACAAAGTCGAATCAATGCCTGATATCAGGAATGCATTTGTCGAGCTAGTCTGGGAGCCGGCATGGACCCCTGAAAAAATGTCCCCTGACGCCTATAGGCAATTGAGGGGATAA
- a CDS encoding carboxypeptidase M32 produces METTEKELQTAFMEYVNKISAYQEALGLIYWDLRTGAPKAGVPRRSDVIGILSSEAFHMSTSDQMAEYIEKLSSLPLDPVTEKVLEECKKNFERNKKIPADEYREYVVLQSNAESVWEEAKSTSDFEAFRPYLEKLVEMTKKFISYWGNSGGNPYDVLLDMYEPGVTVEVLDEVFAKLRNKIIPLVSKISTSANKPETGFLFRPFPKQAQKDFSLEVLKKIGYDFNSGRLDETVHPFATGLNPGDVRVTTNYNETDFRTAVFGTIHEGGHALYEQNISKDLIGTPLCSGTSMGIHESQSLFYENFVGRSLGFWKGNFELLKKYAGSQFDGVAVEDFYKAINESKPSFIRIEADELTYPLHIIIRYEIEKGLFNDEIEVKDLPEVWNRKYEEYLGIRPENDAEGVLQDVHWAGGSFGYFPSYALGYMYAAQFMNSLEKDIPDFADRLETGDLLPVKEWFTERVHRFGKLKKPLEILQEATGEGLNPDYLIDYLYEKYCRIYQLDNNN; encoded by the coding sequence ATGGAAACTACAGAAAAAGAATTGCAGACGGCGTTTATGGAATATGTAAACAAGATTTCGGCCTACCAGGAAGCCCTCGGGCTGATTTATTGGGATTTAAGGACTGGTGCCCCTAAAGCGGGAGTTCCTAGAAGATCGGACGTAATCGGGATTTTGTCTTCAGAAGCTTTTCATATGTCGACTTCGGACCAAATGGCGGAATACATAGAAAAATTATCATCTCTACCACTTGATCCTGTAACGGAAAAAGTTTTGGAAGAATGCAAAAAGAACTTTGAAAGAAATAAAAAAATTCCTGCTGATGAATACAGGGAATATGTTGTTCTCCAATCAAATGCGGAATCTGTTTGGGAAGAGGCCAAGAGTACGTCTGATTTTGAAGCATTCAGGCCATATCTTGAAAAATTGGTGGAGATGACTAAAAAATTCATAAGCTACTGGGGCAATAGCGGCGGCAATCCATATGATGTCCTGCTTGATATGTATGAACCAGGCGTGACGGTAGAAGTACTTGATGAGGTTTTCGCAAAATTAAGGAATAAAATTATCCCACTCGTCTCCAAAATTTCAACCTCGGCAAATAAACCGGAAACCGGCTTCCTGTTCCGGCCTTTTCCGAAACAAGCCCAGAAAGATTTCAGCCTGGAAGTGCTTAAGAAAATTGGTTATGACTTCAATTCAGGAAGGCTCGATGAGACGGTCCACCCCTTTGCGACTGGACTGAATCCCGGGGATGTGAGAGTAACAACAAACTATAACGAAACTGATTTCAGGACAGCGGTATTTGGTACGATTCACGAAGGCGGCCATGCATTATATGAACAAAACATATCGAAAGACTTGATAGGCACGCCGCTATGTTCGGGAACGTCAATGGGTATTCATGAATCCCAATCGCTTTTTTATGAAAACTTTGTCGGCCGGAGCCTTGGTTTCTGGAAGGGCAATTTCGAATTGCTTAAGAAATATGCCGGCAGCCAGTTCGATGGAGTGGCAGTTGAAGACTTTTACAAGGCTATTAATGAATCTAAACCATCGTTTATTCGTATAGAAGCCGATGAATTGACTTATCCCTTGCATATCATTATTCGTTATGAAATCGAAAAAGGGTTATTTAACGATGAAATAGAAGTAAAGGACCTTCCAGAAGTCTGGAACAGAAAATACGAGGAGTACCTCGGCATCCGTCCGGAAAATGACGCGGAGGGAGTTCTTCAGGATGTCCATTGGGCCGGAGGTTCGTTCGGTTACTTTCCTTCTTATGCCCTGGGGTATATGTATGCAGCGCAATTTATGAATTCGCTTGAAAAGGACATTCCTGATTTCGCCGACAGGCTGGAAACGGGGGATTTATTGCCTGTTAAGGAATGGTTCACGGAACGGGTGCACAGGTTTGGAAAGCTGAAAAAGCCTCTGGAAATCCTTCAGGAGGCGACTGGCGAAGGGCTGAACCCCGATTATTTAATAGATTACCTTTATGAAAAATACTGCCGTATTTATCAGCTGGATAATAATAATTAA
- a CDS encoding THUMP domain-containing class I SAM-dependent RNA methyltransferase, with protein MGKYELIATAAMGLEAIVAKEIKDLGYEGVTENSRVTFTGDEMAIARTNLWLRTADRVKIKVGEFKAFSFDELFEKTKALPWEHFLTEDSEFPVSGKSVKSKLYSVSDCQAIVKKAIVERLKKAYGRTTRFEENGPLVKIEVSILKDVAILTIDTSGAGLHKRGYRAGQGEAPLKETLAASLVLLTNWSAEKPFIDPFCGSGTIPIEAALIGQNIAPGFNREFVSEQWGWIPDRVWEEARMEAEDVAKYDQPLDILGSDIDHRMIKIAEGNAFEAGLGELVSFKQMQVRDLTSDKQYGVIIANPPYGERLGDRPAVESMYREMGKAFESLDTWSKYILTAHEGFEKFYGKPATKKRKLFNGFIKTDYYQYWGPRPPRN; from the coding sequence ATGGGTAAATATGAATTAATAGCAACCGCGGCGATGGGCCTTGAGGCAATTGTTGCAAAAGAGATAAAGGATCTCGGTTATGAAGGTGTAACGGAAAACAGCCGCGTTACGTTTACAGGCGATGAAATGGCAATCGCCCGTACAAATTTATGGCTTCGGACTGCCGACCGGGTAAAAATAAAAGTAGGTGAGTTTAAAGCTTTTTCATTTGATGAGCTTTTTGAAAAAACAAAAGCACTGCCATGGGAGCATTTTCTGACTGAAGATAGCGAGTTCCCTGTCAGCGGAAAGTCCGTTAAATCGAAGCTTTACAGTGTTTCCGATTGCCAGGCTATCGTAAAGAAAGCCATTGTCGAGAGACTGAAGAAAGCCTACGGAAGAACAACGCGCTTCGAGGAAAACGGTCCGCTTGTCAAGATAGAAGTCTCTATATTGAAGGATGTCGCCATATTGACAATTGATACGAGCGGAGCCGGACTTCATAAGAGGGGCTACAGGGCCGGACAAGGGGAAGCGCCACTAAAGGAAACGCTTGCTGCGTCCCTCGTTCTTCTGACGAACTGGTCAGCGGAAAAGCCTTTTATTGATCCATTTTGTGGATCGGGTACTATTCCGATTGAGGCGGCCTTAATTGGGCAAAATATTGCCCCCGGCTTTAACAGGGAGTTTGTTTCCGAGCAATGGGGATGGATTCCCGACAGAGTTTGGGAAGAGGCGCGGATGGAGGCGGAAGATGTCGCCAAATATGACCAGCCGCTTGATATACTTGGATCCGATATCGACCACAGGATGATTAAAATTGCTGAGGGGAATGCATTCGAGGCTGGTCTTGGTGAATTGGTCTCCTTCAAGCAAATGCAGGTAAGGGATTTAACTTCTGATAAGCAATACGGCGTGATTATTGCGAATCCACCATATGGCGAACGCCTGGGAGACAGGCCAGCTGTTGAAAGCATGTACAGGGAAATGGGGAAGGCATTCGAAAGCCTTGATACATGGAGTAAATATATCCTCACGGCACATGAAGGCTTTGAAAAATTTTATGGAAAACCGGCGACAAAAAAGCGCAAGCTCTTTAACGGCTTTATAAAAACGGATTATTACCAATATTGGGGGCCAAGGCCGCCAAGGAATTAA
- a CDS encoding DUF2249 domain-containing protein, which produces MQTFAAVVNVPDYPPREKHPTIFRTFDSLNQGETMQIINDHDPRPLLYQFMMERPDAFKWEYLEEGPEIWKVAILKK; this is translated from the coding sequence ATGCAAACTTTTGCAGCAGTTGTCAATGTTCCAGATTACCCTCCACGCGAAAAACATCCAACCATTTTCAGGACATTTGACAGTCTTAATCAAGGAGAAACAATGCAAATCATTAATGATCATGACCCTAGGCCTTTACTATATCAATTCATGATGGAACGGCCGGATGCTTTTAAATGGGAATATCTCGAGGAAGGTCCAGAGATCTGGAAAGTCGCAATCCTCAAAAAATAA
- a CDS encoding DUF1273 domain-containing protein has protein sequence MFKVLAVSGYKPFELGIFQKDHPSALYIKKALKKEIGAMAEAGLEWVLISGQLGAELWAAEAVFELQDEFPELKLAVITPFLEQEEKWNEKNKDWYESILAGADFVDSVTKKKYESPIQFRLKNQFFLEKSDALLLLYDPEKEGSPKFIYDLAQTLDEYVVRLITFYDLQQIVEEEEMKRYDV, from the coding sequence ATGTTTAAAGTCCTTGCTGTGTCAGGTTATAAACCATTTGAACTGGGCATTTTTCAAAAGGACCACCCATCAGCGCTTTATATAAAGAAAGCGTTAAAAAAAGAAATCGGCGCCATGGCAGAGGCCGGTTTGGAGTGGGTCTTGATAAGCGGCCAGCTCGGGGCAGAGCTATGGGCTGCAGAAGCTGTTTTCGAGCTTCAGGATGAATTCCCTGAATTAAAGCTTGCTGTGATTACACCTTTCCTTGAGCAGGAAGAGAAGTGGAATGAGAAAAACAAGGATTGGTATGAATCAATTTTAGCGGGAGCTGATTTTGTCGATTCGGTCACAAAGAAAAAATACGAAAGCCCTATACAATTCAGACTTAAAAACCAATTTTTCCTGGAGAAAAGTGACGCGCTCCTTCTTCTATACGATCCGGAAAAGGAAGGGAGCCCAAAGTTCATTTATGACCTGGCACAAACGCTCGATGAATACGTTGTTCGTCTGATTACTTTTTATGATCTTCAGCAAATAGTTGAGGAAGAGGAAATGAAAAGATATGATGTGTAG
- the gpsB gene encoding cell division regulator GpsB, with translation MLSDKINLTAKDILEQEFKTSMRGYNQEDVDKFLDLIIKDYEAFHQEIEELQQENLRLKKQLEDAARRPSQQPVQPAGTTNFDILKRLSNLEKHVFGNKLYD, from the coding sequence ATGTTATCGGATAAAATTAATTTAACGGCAAAGGATATTTTGGAACAGGAGTTCAAAACATCCATGCGCGGCTATAACCAGGAAGACGTTGATAAGTTCCTTGATTTGATTATTAAGGACTACGAAGCTTTCCACCAGGAAATTGAAGAATTGCAGCAGGAAAATCTGCGGCTGAAAAAGCAGCTTGAAGACGCGGCGAGAAGGCCTTCGCAGCAGCCTGTCCAGCCAGCAGGCACGACGAATTTCGACATTCTTAAGCGCCTTTCCAACCTGGAGAAGCATGTTTTCGGGAACAAACTTTATGATTGA